One stretch of Clavibacter michiganensis DNA includes these proteins:
- the rplP gene encoding 50S ribosomal protein L16 — translation MLIPRKVKHRKQHHPGRTGHATGGTVVSFGEYGIQALTPAYVTNRQIESARIAMTRHVKRGGNVYINIFPDRPLTKKPAETRMGSGKGSVEWWVANVKPGRVLFELSGVDEATAREALTRAIHKLPLKARIIKREEGDA, via the coding sequence ATGTTGATCCCCCGCAAGGTCAAGCACCGCAAGCAGCACCACCCGGGTCGTACCGGCCACGCGACCGGCGGCACCGTCGTCTCGTTCGGCGAGTACGGCATCCAGGCCCTCACGCCCGCCTACGTGACCAACCGCCAGATCGAGTCCGCTCGAATCGCCATGACGCGTCACGTCAAGCGCGGCGGGAACGTGTACATCAACATCTTCCCGGACCGCCCGCTCACCAAGAAGCCCGCCGAGACCCGCATGGGTTCCGGAAAGGGCTCGGTCGAGTGGTGGGTCGCCAACGTCAAGCCGGGTCGCGTGCTCTTCGAGCTCTCCGGCGTCGACGAGGCCACGGCGCGCGAGGCGCTCACCCGGGCCATCCACAAGCTGCCCCTCAAGGCACGCATCATCAAGCGCGAGGAAGGCGACGCATAA
- the rpsC gene encoding 30S ribosomal protein S3, whose product MGQKVNPYGFRLGITTDHVSRWFSDSTKKGQRYSDYVAEDVRIRTMLKTSLDRAGVARIEIERTRDRVRVDIYTARPGIVIGRRGVEAERIRADLEKLTGKQIQLNILEVKNPEAEAQLVAQGIAEQLAGRVAFRRAMRKGLQGAQRAGAKGVRIQVSGRLGGAEMSRSEFYREGRVPLHTLRANIDYGFYEARTSFGRIGVKVWVYKGDITNKDLAREQANQKSSRPERRNDRSDGRTGDRRTNAPRTAPAAEAAPVAAAGVEA is encoded by the coding sequence ATGGGACAGAAGGTCAACCCGTACGGGTTCCGTCTCGGGATCACGACCGACCACGTGTCGCGTTGGTTCTCGGACAGCACGAAGAAGGGGCAGCGTTACAGCGACTACGTCGCCGAGGACGTGCGCATCCGCACCATGCTCAAGACGAGCCTCGACCGCGCCGGTGTGGCGCGCATCGAGATCGAGCGCACCCGTGACCGTGTCCGCGTGGACATCTACACGGCGCGTCCCGGCATCGTCATCGGCCGCCGCGGCGTCGAGGCCGAGCGCATCCGCGCCGACCTCGAGAAGCTCACGGGCAAGCAGATCCAGCTGAACATCCTCGAGGTGAAGAACCCCGAGGCCGAGGCGCAGCTGGTCGCCCAGGGCATCGCCGAGCAGCTCGCGGGTCGTGTGGCGTTCCGCCGCGCGATGCGCAAGGGCCTGCAGGGCGCGCAGCGCGCCGGCGCCAAGGGCGTCCGCATCCAGGTCTCGGGCCGCCTCGGCGGCGCCGAGATGAGCCGGTCGGAGTTCTACCGCGAGGGCCGCGTGCCGCTGCACACCCTCCGCGCGAACATCGACTACGGCTTCTACGAGGCCCGCACCTCCTTCGGCCGCATCGGCGTGAAGGTCTGGGTCTACAAGGGCGACATCACGAACAAGGATCTCGCTCGGGAGCAGGCGAACCAGAAGTCGTCGCGCCCGGAGCGTCGTAACGACCGTTCCGACGGTCGAACCGGAGATCGCCGCACCAACGCGCCGCGCACCGCGCCGGCCGCCGAGGCAGCGCCGGTCGCCGCAGCAGGAGTTGAGGCGTAA
- the rplV gene encoding 50S ribosomal protein L22, which translates to MVESIARVRHIRVTPQKARRVVDMIRGKQAEEALAILKFAPQGASEPIYKLVASAMANARVKADASNSFLAEQDLYIAKAFVDEGTTLKRFQPRAQGRAFRINKRTSHITVVLATPDEADVATTTKKASK; encoded by the coding sequence ATGGTGGAGTCGATCGCACGCGTGCGTCACATCCGCGTCACCCCCCAGAAGGCCCGTCGCGTCGTGGACATGATCCGTGGCAAGCAGGCCGAGGAGGCCCTGGCCATCCTGAAGTTCGCGCCGCAGGGCGCGAGCGAGCCGATCTACAAGCTGGTGGCCTCGGCCATGGCGAACGCGCGGGTCAAGGCCGACGCGTCCAACAGCTTCCTCGCGGAGCAGGACCTCTACATCGCCAAGGCGTTCGTGGACGAGGGCACCACCCTCAAGCGGTTCCAGCCCCGCGCACAGGGTCGCGCATTCCGTATCAACAAGCGCACCAGCCACATCACGGTCGTCCTCGCGACGCCGGATGAGGCGGACGTGGCGACGACCACGAAGAAGGCGAGCAAGTAA
- the rpsS gene encoding 30S ribosomal protein S19 — MPRSLKKGPFVDDHLLRKVISANEASSKNVIKTWSRRSMIIPAMLGHTIAVHDGRKHVPVFVTESMVGHKLGEFALTRTFRGHVKDDKKGRRR, encoded by the coding sequence ATGCCACGCAGTCTGAAGAAGGGCCCCTTCGTCGACGACCACCTGCTCCGCAAGGTGATCTCGGCGAACGAGGCCAGCAGCAAGAACGTGATCAAGACCTGGTCGCGCCGCTCGATGATCATCCCGGCGATGCTGGGTCACACCATCGCGGTGCACGACGGTCGCAAGCACGTCCCCGTGTTCGTCACGGAGTCCATGGTCGGCCACAAGCTCGGCGAGTTCGCTCTCACGCGCACCTTCCGCGGCCACGTGAAGGACGACAAGAAGGGTCGTCGCCGCTAA
- the rplB gene encoding 50S ribosomal protein L2, producing MAIRKYKPTTPGRRGSSVADFVEITRSTPEKSLLRPLSKTGGRNNQGRITTRHIGGGHKRQYRVIDFKRNDKDGVIATVAHIEYDPNRTARIALLHFIDGTKRYILAPNKLKQGDKIESGATADIKPGNNLPLRNIPTGTVIHAIELRPGGGAKMARSAGASVRLVAKDGPYAQLRLPSGEIRNVDARCRATIGEVGNAEQSNINWGKAGRMRWKGVRPTVRGVAMNPVDHPHGGGEGKTSGGRHPVSPWGQKEGRTRHINKPSDKLIVRRRNAGKKRK from the coding sequence ATGGCTATTCGCAAGTACAAGCCCACGACCCCGGGTCGTCGCGGTTCGTCCGTCGCCGACTTCGTGGAGATCACGCGCTCGACGCCCGAGAAGTCGCTGCTCCGCCCGCTCTCCAAGACCGGTGGCCGCAACAACCAGGGTCGGATCACGACCCGTCACATCGGTGGTGGCCACAAGCGCCAGTACCGCGTGATCGACTTCAAGCGCAACGACAAGGACGGCGTCATCGCGACCGTCGCCCACATCGAGTACGACCCCAACCGCACGGCGCGCATCGCGCTCCTGCACTTCATCGACGGCACGAAGCGCTACATCCTCGCGCCGAACAAGCTGAAGCAGGGCGACAAGATCGAGTCGGGCGCCACGGCCGACATCAAGCCCGGCAACAACCTGCCGCTGCGCAACATCCCGACGGGTACCGTCATCCACGCCATCGAGCTCCGCCCCGGCGGCGGCGCGAAGATGGCCCGCTCCGCCGGCGCCTCCGTGCGCCTCGTGGCGAAGGACGGCCCCTACGCCCAGCTGCGCCTGCCCTCCGGCGAGATCCGCAACGTCGATGCGCGCTGCCGCGCGACCATCGGCGAGGTCGGCAACGCCGAGCAGTCGAACATCAACTGGGGCAAGGCCGGCCGCATGCGCTGGAAGGGCGTCCGCCCGACCGTCCGCGGTGTCGCGATGAACCCGGTCGACCACCCGCACGGTGGTGGTGAGGGCAAGACCTCCGGTGGTCGCCACCCGGTCAGCCCGTGGGGCCAGAAGGAAGGCCGCACGCGCCACATCAACAAGCCCAGCGACAAGCTCATCGTTCGCCGCCGCAACGCCGGCAAGAAGCGCAAGTAG
- the rplW gene encoding 50S ribosomal protein L23, with protein sequence MSATQKDPRDIIIAPVVSEKSYGLIDQGKYTFIVDPRSNKTEIKLAIEKIFGVQVASVNTLNKQGKTRRTKFGMGKRKDTKRAIVSLKSGSIDIFTTVG encoded by the coding sequence ATGAGCGCCACCCAGAAGGACCCCCGCGACATCATCATCGCGCCGGTCGTCTCCGAGAAGAGCTACGGCCTGATCGACCAGGGCAAGTACACGTTCATCGTGGACCCCCGCTCGAACAAGACCGAGATCAAGCTCGCGATCGAGAAGATCTTCGGCGTGCAGGTCGCGTCGGTCAACACGCTCAACAAGCAGGGCAAGACCCGCCGGACCAAGTTCGGGATGGGCAAGCGCAAGGACACCAAGCGCGCCATCGTCTCCCTCAAGTCGGGCTCCATCGACATCTTCACGACTGTCGGCTGA
- the rplD gene encoding 50S ribosomal protein L4, with amino-acid sequence MATDTQLDVLDATGAVTGSVDLPASLFDVQTNVPLIHQVVVAQLAAARQGTHKTKGRGEVSGAGRKPFKQKGTGRARQGSIRAPQMTGGGIVHGPTPRNYSQRTPKKMIAAALLGALSDRARGARLHVIESLSAGDVPSTKTVVALLEGIATSKHVLIVLERTDEVSLRSVRNIPTVHVLSYDQLNAYDVLVSDDIVFTKGAFDAFVESKTAKEEVAA; translated from the coding sequence ATGGCTACCGACACCCAGCTCGACGTCCTCGACGCGACCGGTGCAGTCACCGGCTCCGTCGACCTGCCCGCGTCGCTGTTCGACGTGCAGACCAACGTCCCGCTCATCCACCAGGTCGTCGTCGCCCAGCTCGCCGCGGCGCGCCAGGGAACGCACAAGACCAAGGGACGCGGCGAGGTCTCCGGCGCCGGCCGCAAGCCGTTCAAGCAGAAGGGAACCGGTCGCGCTCGTCAGGGCTCGATCCGCGCCCCCCAGATGACCGGCGGTGGCATCGTCCACGGACCCACGCCCCGCAACTACTCGCAGCGCACCCCCAAGAAGATGATCGCCGCGGCTCTGCTCGGCGCCCTCTCCGACCGCGCGCGCGGCGCCCGCCTCCACGTCATCGAGAGCCTCTCCGCCGGAGACGTCCCCTCGACGAAGACCGTGGTCGCGCTGCTCGAGGGCATCGCCACGAGCAAGCACGTCCTCATCGTCCTGGAGCGCACCGACGAGGTCAGCCTCCGCAGCGTGCGCAACATCCCGACGGTCCACGTGCTGTCCTACGACCAGCTCAACGCGTACGACGTGCTCGTGAGCGACGACATCGTCTTCACGAAGGGCGCGTTCGACGCGTTCGTCGAGTCGAAGACGGCCAAGGAAGAGGTTGCCGCATGA
- the rplC gene encoding 50S ribosomal protein L3: MSTANRTFTGLLGTKLGMTQVWDENNKLIPVTVVQITPNVVTQVRTPEVDGYGAIQIAYGQIDPRKADKPSTGHFEKAGVTPRRHLTEVRTADFAEYALGQEITVGAFEPGSKVDVVGTSKGKGFAGVMKRHNFKGVSASHGSHRNHRKPGSIGASSTPSRVFKGMRMAGRMGGERVTVLNLVVHSVDAEKGLLLVKGAVPGARGRIVFVRNAVKGK; this comes from the coding sequence ATGTCTACCGCTAACAGGACTTTCACCGGTCTGCTCGGCACGAAGCTGGGCATGACGCAGGTGTGGGACGAGAACAACAAGCTCATCCCCGTGACCGTCGTGCAGATCACCCCGAACGTCGTCACCCAGGTGCGCACGCCCGAGGTCGACGGCTACGGCGCCATCCAGATCGCCTACGGCCAGATCGACCCCCGCAAGGCCGACAAGCCGAGCACCGGCCACTTCGAGAAGGCCGGCGTCACGCCGCGCCGCCACCTCACCGAGGTCCGCACGGCCGACTTCGCCGAGTACGCGCTCGGCCAGGAGATCACGGTCGGCGCCTTCGAGCCCGGCTCCAAGGTCGACGTCGTCGGCACCAGCAAGGGCAAGGGCTTCGCCGGCGTCATGAAGCGCCACAACTTCAAGGGCGTCTCGGCCTCGCACGGTTCGCACCGCAACCACCGCAAGCCCGGCTCCATCGGCGCCTCCTCGACCCCCAGCCGTGTCTTCAAGGGCATGCGCATGGCCGGTCGCATGGGCGGCGAGCGCGTCACCGTGCTGAACCTCGTCGTCCACAGCGTGGACGCCGAGAAGGGCCTCCTGCTCGTCAAGGGCGCAGTGCCCGGCGCGCGTGGCCGCATCGTCTTCGTCCGCAACGCAGTGAAGGGGAAGTAG
- the rpsJ gene encoding 30S ribosomal protein S10 → MAGQKIRIRLKSYDHSVIDSSARKIVDTVTRAGATVVGPVPLPTEKNVICVIRSPHKYKDSREHFEMRTHKRLIDIVDPTPKAVDSLMRLDLPADVNIEIKL, encoded by the coding sequence ATGGCGGGACAGAAGATCCGCATCCGACTTAAGTCGTACGACCACTCGGTCATCGACTCCTCGGCCCGGAAGATCGTCGACACGGTGACCCGCGCGGGCGCCACGGTCGTCGGCCCGGTGCCGCTGCCCACGGAGAAGAACGTGATCTGCGTGATCCGTTCCCCCCACAAGTACAAGGACAGCCGCGAGCACTTCGAGATGCGCACGCACAAGCGTCTGATCGACATCGTCGACCCGACGCCGAAGGCGGTCGACTCGCTCATGCGACTCGACCTCCCGGCCGACGTCAACATCGAGATCAAGCTCTAA
- a CDS encoding DNA topoisomerase IB gives MVRLRRSDATGKGYTRKRAGKGWTYLDADGNRVTDKSLRARMEHLGIPPAWTDVWIAPYENGHVQATGMDSAGRRQYIYHPTWREQKDRIKFDRSLQLAESLPSARRQVTMHLRQDGFTRERALAAGFRMLDTGSLRVGSERYTESNGSHGLSTLLCSHVTVHEDTVHLEFPAKSGQEWSSDIRDHDLVQVVGGLQERGPNARLLAYEDDGEWHPLGAADINDYVRERTGGEFTAKDFRTLHGTVAAAISLAKHGPEATKGKRQRALAQAYRDAAEVLSNTPTIAKNSYVDPRLVDEYVHGRTIDPQRLASGETELRNLLFR, from the coding sequence ATGGTCAGACTCCGGCGCAGCGACGCCACCGGCAAGGGCTACACGCGCAAGAGGGCCGGGAAGGGCTGGACCTACCTCGACGCCGACGGGAACCGGGTCACCGACAAGTCGCTGCGCGCGCGGATGGAGCACCTGGGGATCCCGCCCGCGTGGACCGACGTCTGGATCGCGCCCTACGAGAACGGCCACGTGCAGGCCACGGGCATGGACAGCGCCGGGCGGCGGCAGTACATCTACCACCCGACCTGGCGCGAGCAGAAGGACCGGATCAAGTTCGACCGCTCGCTGCAGCTGGCCGAGTCGCTCCCGTCCGCGCGTCGTCAGGTGACGATGCACCTCCGCCAGGACGGCTTCACGCGCGAGCGCGCGCTGGCCGCCGGCTTCCGCATGCTCGACACGGGCAGCCTCCGCGTCGGCAGCGAGCGCTACACCGAGTCGAACGGCAGCCACGGGCTGTCGACGCTGCTGTGCTCCCACGTCACCGTGCACGAGGACACCGTGCACCTCGAGTTCCCCGCGAAGAGCGGGCAGGAGTGGTCGAGCGACATCCGCGACCACGACCTCGTCCAGGTCGTCGGGGGTCTGCAGGAACGCGGTCCGAACGCGCGGCTGCTGGCCTACGAGGACGACGGCGAGTGGCATCCGCTCGGCGCTGCCGACATCAACGACTACGTGCGGGAGCGGACGGGCGGCGAGTTCACCGCGAAGGACTTCCGCACCCTGCACGGCACGGTCGCCGCGGCGATCAGCCTGGCGAAGCACGGGCCCGAGGCGACCAAGGGCAAGCGGCAGCGGGCGCTCGCGCAGGCGTACCGCGACGCCGCCGAGGTGCTCAGCAACACCCCGACCATCGCGAAGAACAGCTACGTGGATCCGCGGCTCGTCGACGAGTACGTGCACGGCCGCACGATCGACCCGCAGCGCCTCGCGTCGGGGGAGACGGAGCTGCGGAACCTGCTGTTCCGGTGA
- the tuf gene encoding elongation factor Tu yields the protein MGKAKFERTKPHVNIGTIGHVDHGKTTLTAAISKVLADKYPSATNVQRDFASIDSAPEERQRGITINISHVEYETPKRHYAHVDAPGHADYIKNMITGAAQMDGAILVVAATDGPMAQTREHVLLAKQVGVPYLLVALNKSDMVDDEEILELVELEVRELLSSQDFDGDNAPVVQVSGLKALEGDEKWVEQIVKLMDAVDESIPEPVRDKDKPFLMPVEDVFTITGRGTVVTGRAERGTLAINSDVEIVGIRPTVKTTVTGIEMFHKQLDEAWAGENCGLLLRGTKREDVERGQVIVKPGSVTPHTDFEGTAYILSKEEGGRHNPFYANYRPQFYFRTTDVTGVITLPEGTEMVMPGDTTDMNVALIQPIAMEEGLGFAIREGGRTVGAGTVTKIVK from the coding sequence GTGGGTAAGGCCAAGTTCGAGCGGACCAAGCCGCACGTCAACATCGGAACGATCGGTCACGTCGACCACGGCAAGACGACGCTGACGGCAGCGATCTCCAAGGTCCTGGCGGACAAGTACCCGTCGGCGACCAACGTGCAGCGCGACTTCGCGTCCATCGACTCCGCTCCCGAGGAGCGCCAGCGCGGCATCACGATCAACATCTCGCACGTCGAGTACGAGACGCCCAAGCGTCACTACGCTCACGTCGACGCCCCGGGTCACGCTGACTACATCAAGAACATGATCACCGGCGCGGCGCAGATGGACGGCGCGATCCTCGTGGTCGCCGCCACCGACGGCCCCATGGCCCAGACGCGCGAGCACGTGCTGCTCGCGAAGCAGGTCGGCGTGCCGTACCTGCTCGTCGCGCTCAACAAGTCGGACATGGTCGACGACGAGGAGATCCTCGAGCTCGTCGAGCTCGAGGTCCGCGAGCTGCTCTCCAGCCAGGACTTCGACGGCGACAACGCCCCCGTCGTCCAGGTCTCCGGCCTCAAGGCGCTCGAGGGCGACGAGAAGTGGGTCGAGCAGATCGTCAAGCTCATGGACGCGGTCGACGAGTCCATCCCGGAGCCCGTCCGCGACAAGGACAAGCCGTTCCTCATGCCCGTCGAGGACGTCTTCACGATCACCGGTCGTGGCACCGTCGTCACGGGTCGCGCCGAGCGCGGCACCCTCGCCATCAACTCGGACGTCGAGATCGTGGGCATCCGTCCCACCGTCAAGACCACCGTCACGGGCATCGAGATGTTCCACAAGCAGCTCGACGAGGCCTGGGCCGGCGAGAACTGCGGTCTCCTGCTCCGCGGCACCAAGCGCGAGGACGTCGAGCGCGGCCAGGTCATCGTCAAGCCGGGTTCGGTCACGCCGCACACGGACTTCGAGGGCACCGCGTACATCCTCTCCAAGGAGGAGGGCGGGCGTCACAACCCGTTCTACGCGAACTACCGTCCGCAGTTCTACTTCCGCACCACCGACGTCACCGGCGTCATCACCCTGCCCGAGGGCACCGAGATGGTCATGCCCGGCGACACCACCGACATGAACGTCGCGCTGATCCAGCCGATCGCCATGGAGGAGGGCCTCGGCTTCGCCATCCGCGAGGGTGGCCGCACCGTCGGCGCCGGCACGGTCACGAAGATCGTCAAGTAG
- the fusA gene encoding elongation factor G translates to MAQDVLTDLNKVRNIGIMAHIDAGKTTTTERILYYTGITHKIGEVHDGAATMDWMAQEQERGITITSAATTCFWNKNQINIIDTPGHVDFTVEVERSLRVLDGAVAVFDGKEGVEPQSETVWRQADKYDVPRICFVNKMDKLGADFYFTVDTIINRLGAKPLVIQLPIGSESGFEGVIDLVEMRALTWRGDSKGDVELGAKYDIEEIPADLKDKADEYRAKLLETVAETDDALLEKYFGGEELTVAEIKAAIRKLTVNSEIYPVLCGSAFKNRGVQPMLDAVIDYLPSPLDVPPMEGHDVRDEEKIIIRKPDSTEPFSALAFKVAVHPFFGRLTYVRVYSGTIASGSQVINSTKGKKERIGKIFQMHSNKENPVDSVTAGHIYAVIGLKDTTTGDTLCDPQDQIVLESMTFPEPVIEVAIEPKTKADQEKLGVAIQKLAEEDPTFRTEQNQETGQTVIKGMGELHLDILVDRMKREFNVEANVGKPQVAYRETIRGTVDKHDFTHKKQTGGSGQFAKIQIKIEPMEVTAEKTYEFDNKVTGGRVPREYIPSVDAGIQDALQVGILAGYPMVGVKATLLDGAAHDVDSSEMAFKIAGSMAFKEAARKAKPVLLEPLMAVEVRTPEEYMGDVIGDLNSRRGQIQAMEDASGVKVITANVPLSEMFGYVGDLRSKTSGRAVYSMSFGSYAEVPKAVADEIVQKNKGE, encoded by the coding sequence GTGGCACAGGACGTGCTCACCGACCTGAACAAGGTCCGCAACATCGGCATCATGGCTCACATCGATGCCGGCAAGACCACCACCACCGAGCGCATCCTGTACTACACGGGCATCACTCACAAGATCGGCGAGGTCCACGACGGCGCCGCCACGATGGACTGGATGGCCCAGGAGCAGGAGCGCGGCATCACCATCACGTCCGCCGCGACGACGTGCTTCTGGAACAAGAACCAGATCAACATCATCGACACCCCCGGGCACGTCGACTTCACCGTCGAGGTGGAGCGTTCGCTCCGCGTCCTCGACGGCGCGGTCGCCGTGTTCGACGGCAAGGAGGGCGTCGAGCCCCAGTCCGAGACGGTGTGGCGCCAGGCCGACAAGTACGACGTGCCGCGCATCTGCTTCGTCAACAAGATGGACAAGCTCGGCGCCGACTTCTACTTCACGGTCGACACGATCATCAACCGCCTCGGCGCGAAGCCGCTGGTCATCCAGCTGCCCATCGGCTCCGAGAGCGGCTTCGAGGGCGTCATCGACCTCGTCGAGATGCGCGCGCTGACCTGGCGCGGCGACTCCAAGGGAGACGTCGAGCTCGGTGCGAAGTACGACATCGAGGAGATCCCCGCGGATCTCAAGGACAAGGCGGACGAGTACCGGGCCAAGCTGCTCGAGACCGTCGCCGAGACCGACGACGCGCTGCTCGAGAAGTACTTCGGCGGCGAGGAGCTGACGGTGGCGGAGATCAAGGCCGCCATCCGCAAGCTCACCGTCAACAGCGAGATCTACCCCGTGCTCTGCGGCTCCGCGTTCAAGAACCGCGGCGTCCAGCCGATGCTCGACGCGGTGATCGACTACCTCCCCAGCCCGCTCGACGTGCCCCCCATGGAGGGCCACGACGTGCGCGACGAGGAGAAGATCATCATCCGCAAGCCCGACTCGACCGAGCCCTTCTCGGCGCTCGCGTTCAAGGTCGCGGTGCACCCGTTCTTCGGTCGTCTCACGTACGTCCGGGTCTACTCGGGCACCATCGCGAGCGGCTCGCAGGTCATCAACTCGACCAAGGGCAAGAAAGAGCGCATCGGCAAGATCTTCCAGATGCACTCCAACAAGGAGAACCCGGTCGACTCGGTCACCGCCGGTCACATCTACGCGGTCATCGGCCTCAAGGACACGACCACGGGCGACACGCTCTGCGACCCGCAGGACCAGATCGTCCTCGAGTCGATGACGTTCCCCGAGCCCGTCATCGAGGTCGCGATCGAGCCGAAGACCAAGGCCGACCAGGAGAAGCTGGGTGTCGCCATCCAGAAGCTCGCCGAGGAGGACCCGACCTTCCGCACCGAGCAGAACCAGGAGACCGGTCAGACGGTCATCAAGGGCATGGGCGAGCTCCACCTCGACATCCTGGTCGATCGCATGAAGCGCGAGTTCAACGTCGAGGCCAACGTCGGCAAGCCGCAGGTCGCGTACCGCGAGACCATCCGCGGCACGGTCGACAAGCACGACTTCACGCACAAGAAGCAGACGGGTGGATCCGGGCAGTTCGCCAAGATCCAGATCAAGATCGAGCCCATGGAGGTGACCGCGGAGAAGACCTACGAGTTCGACAACAAGGTCACCGGCGGTCGCGTCCCCCGGGAGTACATCCCGTCGGTGGACGCGGGCATCCAGGACGCGCTCCAGGTCGGCATCCTCGCCGGCTACCCGATGGTCGGCGTGAAGGCGACGCTGCTCGACGGTGCCGCGCACGACGTCGACTCCTCGGAGATGGCGTTCAAGATCGCCGGCTCGATGGCCTTCAAGGAGGCCGCGCGCAAGGCGAAGCCCGTGCTGCTCGAGCCGCTCATGGCCGTCGAGGTCCGCACGCCCGAGGAGTACATGGGCGACGTCATCGGCGACCTGAACTCCCGTCGCGGCCAGATCCAGGCCATGGAGGACGCGAGCGGCGTGAAGGTCATCACCGCGAACGTCCCCCTGTCGGAGATGTTCGGCTACGTCGGCGACCTGAGGAGCAAGACCTCGGGCCGTGCGGTGTACTCGATGAGCTTCGGCAGCTACGCCGAGGTCCCGAAGGCTGTCGCCGACGAGATCGTCCAGAAGAACAAGGGCGAGTAG
- the rpsG gene encoding 30S ribosomal protein S7 codes for MPRKGPAPKRPVVADPVYGAPIVSQLVNKILLDGKKGLAEKIVYDALAGVAAKNGQDAVVTLKKALDNVRPALEVRSRRVGGSTYQVPIEVKPHRANTLALRWLTTYAKSRREKTMTERLTNEILDASNGLGAAVKRREDTHKMAESNKAFAHYRW; via the coding sequence ATGCCTCGCAAGGGTCCCGCCCCCAAGCGCCCTGTCGTCGCAGATCCCGTCTACGGTGCGCCGATCGTCAGCCAGCTCGTCAACAAGATCCTGCTCGACGGCAAGAAGGGCCTCGCCGAGAAGATCGTCTACGACGCCCTCGCCGGCGTCGCCGCGAAGAACGGCCAGGACGCCGTCGTCACGCTGAAGAAGGCGCTCGACAACGTCCGCCCGGCCCTCGAGGTCCGCTCGCGCCGCGTGGGTGGCTCCACCTACCAGGTGCCGATCGAGGTCAAGCCGCACCGCGCGAACACCCTCGCGCTCCGCTGGCTCACGACGTACGCCAAGTCGCGTCGCGAGAAGACCATGACCGAGCGTCTCACCAACGAGATCCTCGACGCATCCAACGGCCTCGGTGCCGCGGTCAAGCGCCGCGAGGACACCCACAAGATGGCCGAGTCGAACAAGGCCTTCGCGCACTACCGCTGGTAG
- the rpsL gene encoding 30S ribosomal protein S12, with protein sequence MPTIQQLVRKGRTPKVVKTKAPALKANPQQRGVCTRVYTTTPKKPNSALRKVARVKLSNGQEVTAYIPGEGHNLQEHSMVLVRGGRVKDLPGVRYKIVRGALDTQAVKNRKQARSRYGAKMEKK encoded by the coding sequence GTGCCCACCATCCAGCAGCTGGTCCGCAAGGGCCGCACGCCGAAGGTCGTCAAGACCAAGGCGCCCGCCCTGAAGGCGAACCCCCAGCAGCGCGGCGTCTGCACCCGCGTCTACACGACCACGCCCAAGAAGCCGAACTCGGCCCTGCGCAAGGTCGCCCGCGTCAAGCTCAGCAACGGCCAGGAGGTGACGGCCTACATCCCCGGTGAGGGCCACAACCTGCAGGAGCACTCCATGGTGCTCGTCCGCGGCGGTCGCGTGAAGGACCTCCCCGGCGTGCGCTACAAGATCGTCCGCGGCGCGCTCGACACCCAGGCCGTGAAGAACCGCAAGCAGGCTCGCAGCCGGTACGGCGCGAAGATGGAGAAGAAGTAA
- a CDS encoding DUF6121 family protein produces the protein MIPLLAAVMHVALVVCVFGFVALLGGDDVIPERDAGVLLGPVMVVSATLVFAVGLIRTTREADRMRRIPVLPVLGWGAAAWLAYGILGAALYLLGGADVFASLAFALRHLVDPFGVAVLGISALLGLGAVALAARGPSSTV, from the coding sequence GTGATCCCCCTCCTGGCCGCCGTCATGCACGTCGCGCTCGTCGTGTGCGTCTTCGGCTTCGTCGCGCTGCTGGGCGGTGACGACGTGATCCCCGAGCGCGACGCGGGCGTCCTCCTCGGACCCGTCATGGTCGTGAGCGCCACTCTGGTCTTCGCCGTCGGCCTCATCCGCACCACCCGCGAGGCCGATCGCATGCGGCGGATCCCGGTCCTGCCGGTCCTCGGGTGGGGAGCAGCCGCCTGGCTCGCGTACGGGATCCTCGGCGCCGCCCTCTACCTCCTGGGCGGCGCGGACGTGTTCGCGAGCCTCGCGTTCGCCCTCCGGCACCTCGTCGATCCGTTCGGCGTCGCCGTGCTCGGCATCTCCGCGCTGCTGGGTCTCGGCGCCGTCGCCCTGGCGGCCCGCGGCCCCTCGTCCACCGTTTGA